One Bufo gargarizans isolate SCDJY-AF-19 chromosome 4, ASM1485885v1, whole genome shotgun sequence DNA window includes the following coding sequences:
- the EEF1AKMT4 gene encoding EEF1A lysine methyltransferase 4, with the protein MSGRYKELEYWDSRYQEEERLLTAGHEWFGDYHDFAHLARRELRPGTRGLVLGCGTSSLSAALHKEGVRPLVSIDYSPVCIKEMAQRHANVADMTWMVMDARHLQFPDGTFDLVIEKGTLDAMMVDEKDPWRVTKDTITLVDKVLSEVSRVLAPGGCFMSVTFSPPHFRTRHYAQPQYGWSVSCDFYGRDFHYFFYTMHKGGQLTSLDLQRGQSLYKSHADLEQTPTLLEGDDEDFLNNIHI; encoded by the exons ATGTCGGGCCGGTACAAGGAGCTGGAGTACTGGGACTCCCGGTACCAGGAGGAGGAGCGCCTACTGACCGCCGGGCACGAGTGGTTTGGGGATTACCATGATTTCGCCCACCTGGCGAGGAGAGAGCTGCGGCCCGGGACCAGAGGACTTGTGCTCG GATGTGGTACGAGCTCGCTGAGCGCTGCGCTGCACAAGGAAGGCGTGAGACCTCTCGTCAGTATTGATTACTCCCCAGTATGTATCAAGGAGATGGCACAGAGACATGCCAATGTAGCAGACATGACCTGGATGGTCATGGACGCACGCCACCTTCAGTTTCCGGATGGAACGTTTGACCTGGTTATTGAAAAGGGGACGCTGGATGCTATGATGGTGGATGAGAAAGATCCATGGAGAGTTACCAAGGACACCATTACTCTTGTGGACAAGGTGCTAAGTGAG GTTAGTCGGGTCCTCGCCCCGGGCGGATGCTTCATGTCGGTCACCTTCTCCCCTCCACACTTCCGCACCCGTCACTACGCACAGCCTCAGTATGGCTGGTCTGTGTCATGTGACTTTTATGGTAGAGACTTCCATTATTTTTTCTATACTATGCACAAAGGCGGGCAGTTGACATCTTTGGACCTTCAGAGGGGACAGAGTCTTTATAAGTCACACGCGGACCTGGAGCAAACGCCAACTCTTCTAGAAGGCGATGATGAAGATTTTCTTAATAACATCCATATATGA
- the LOC122934427 gene encoding dol-P-Man:Man(5)GlcNAc(2)-PP-Dol alpha-1,3-mannosyltransferase-like: protein MAPAAAARRRGAPPGGRSTLMESLRRGWENKFQILIDPRYTALLGVCLCLAELGVTHWVIQRVPYTEIDWKAYMDEVEGVLNGTYDYMKLQGDTGPLVYPAGFVYIFSAFYYLTEHGTNIRLAQYVFAVLYLLTLFLVFRIYILTKKVPPYVFFFMCCASYRVHSIFLLRLFNDPVAMVILFFAINLILEDHWSWGCFFYSLAVSVKMNILLLAPGLLYLLLCRFGLLRTMPKLCICALLQIVLALPFLLENPAGYLLRSFDFGRQFLFQWTVNWRFLPEYVFQHRAFHLALLSAHLTGLLLFCFYRWHRSRERILTLLKDPAQRKPQTPRLSANKIIFVLFTSNFLGVAFSRSLHYQFYVWYFHTLPYLLWCTDSSVLPGLAKILVLGLIELSWNTFPSTPMSSGALHLCHVAILLHLWFGVPPDEKSPKANVATSRTPLKKKD from the exons ATGGCTCCAGCCGCTGCTGCCCGGAGGAGAGGGGCTCCGCCCGGGGGGCGCTCCACCCTCATGGAGAGTCTGCGCCGGGGATGGGAGAACAAGTTCCAGATTCTGATCGACCCCCGGTACACAGCGCTGCTGGGAGTGTGCCTGTGCCTGGCCGAGCTGGGGGTCACACACTGGGTAATCCAGAGGGTCCCAT ACACAGAGATCGACTGGAAAGCCTACATGGATGAGGTGGAAGGGGTGCTGAATGGGACCTATGATTACATGAAGCTGCAGGGGGACACTGGGCCCCTGGT gtATCCAGCTGGATTTGTCTACATTTTTAGTGCATTCTACTACTTAACGGAGCATGGGACCAACATCAGGCTGGCTCAGTATGTCTTTGCGGTACTATATCTGCTGACACTGTTTCTTGTATTCCGCATCTATATTCTCACTAAGAAG GTACCACCTTATGTGTTCTTCTTCATGTGCTGTGCATCATATCGCGTGCACTCCATCTTCCTGCTTCGCCTCTTCAATGATCCAGTGGCTATGGTCATCTTATTCTTTGCTATCAACCTAATATTAGAGGATCACTGGAGCTGGGGCTGCTTTTTCTACAG CTTGGCTGTATCTGTGAAAATGAACATTCTGCTATTAGCTCCTGGACTTCTGTATCTCCTTCTGTGCCGGTTTGGACTGCTGCGCACCATGCCAAAACTCTGTATCTGTGCCCTGCTTCAG ATTGTCCTGGCCCTACCCTTTCTGCTGGAAAATCCTGCTGGATACCTCCTGCGATCCTTTGATTTTGGAAGACAGTTCCTATTCCAGTGGACAGTAAATTGGCGCTTCCTCCCGGAGTATGTGTTTCAGCACCGGGCTTTCCATTTAGCGTTACTTTCAGCTCACCTGACTGGACTGCTGCTGTTTTGCTTCTACCGCTGGCACAG gtccagggaaagaattcttacACTCTTGAAGGATCCGGCTCAGAGGAAACCCCAGACACCCAGACTTTCAGCAAATA AGATTATTTTTGTCTTATTTACTAGTAACTTCCTGGGTGTTGCATTCAGCCGCTCTCTACATTACCAGTTCTATGTCTGGTACTTCCACACGCTTCCATATCTGTTGTGGTGCACGGATAGCAGCGTCCTGCCAGGACTTGCCAA aaTTCTTGTCTTGGGTCTCATTGAGCTGTCGtggaacaccttcccctccactcCTATGAGCTCAGGTGCCCTCCACTTGTGTCATGTGGCCATTCTACTTCACCTATGGTTTGGTGTTCCACCAGATGAGAAGTCGCCCAAAGCCAATGTAGCAACCTCCAGGACTCCTCTTAAGAAAAAGGACTGA